CTTCAGTCGGCTAAAGCCTTGACTCCAACGGTGTTTCGGTGCGACGCGTCGTGGTGAATGAACACTTCACACTGTCTCAGAAACTACCCAATCGGCTTTCTGCGCCCCTGCGTTTTTCTTAGGCGACGCATCCATTTGTCCCGCGATACTCCGGGAGCCCGATTTCAAAGCCTGGCAATTCGCAACCAGAAAAACCGACTCCCAGGGCGAGCAGGGCGGTTTGAAAAGGTGGACTCGCTTCGAAACCCCGGTTGAACCTATACTCTGCCGCATTGTCAATTTGAGTTCATTCACCACTTCTCCCGTTGAAACCTGCGTAAAACGATGAGTTTGACCGCCACCGCGTCTGCCTCCACCGACGGTTCCGCTGAATCCAAACCCTCTATCCGGGTCTACAACACACTCAGCAAAACAAAGGAACCGTTCGCTCCCCTTCGCCCACCCCGCGTTGGAATGTACCTGTGCGGCCCCACCGTTTACGCCGAATCTCACATCGGCCACATGGTCGGCCCGGTCATTTTCGACACGATCAAGCGTTACCTGACTTACAGCGGCTATGAAGTCACCTGGGTCGTGAACATCACCGATGTCGACGACAAACTGATCAACAAGAGCCGTGAACGCGGCATCCCGATGAGCCAAATCGCAGTCGAGATGACTGCCGATTACCTTTCCAACCTGAAAGAACTCGGCGTCAACCAGATCGATTACCTGCCGCGGGCAACCGATCACATGAACCAAATCATCGCGTTCATCGGTTCCCTCGAAGAAAAAGGCTATGCCTACGCGATCGATGGCGACGTCTTCTTTGACGTGACGAAAGACCCGGGTTACGGCCAATTGTCCAACCGCAGCGTCGATGCCCAACAGGGCGAAGGCGGTGGCGCGGCAGCCAAGAAACGAAACCCTGGCGACTTTGCTCTCTGGAAATCCGCTCGCGCCGGCGAGATTAGCTGGGAAAGCCCTTGGGGCGACGGACGCCCGGGCTGGCACATCGAGTGCTCGGCAATGAGCCATGAGATCCTGGGCGAGACCTTTGACATTCATGGCGGCGGCTTGGACTTGATGTTCCCGCACCACGAAAACGAGCGGGCTCAAAGCGCGTGCCGCCACGACGCCCCGATGGTGAAGTACTGGATGCACAACGGCCTGATGCGGGCTGGCGAAAAAGGCAAGGTCGGCGGCAAGAATGACCGCGAGGACACGTCGGCGGAATCCGTCGAAGAGGCCGCCTCGGGCAAGATCAGCCGTTCCAAGGGCGCCGGCGGCCTGGCCGATTTGATCCGAAGCCAAACCGGCGAGCGAATTCGCTTCTTTCTGCTTCGCACCCACTACCGATCCACGATCATCTACAACGAGGAAACGCTTGCCGAAGCAGGCACCTCGCTGGAAGCGTTCTACCGGTTCTTTGATCGCTTTGAAGAGATCAGCGGACAGTCGTTCTATCAACTCGAAACCGCCAAGACTCGCCCCGAAGGCAACTTCGACGCTGGCAAAGACGCCCTGTTGAATGAAGTTCACGGCATCCGCGAAAAGTTCTTGGCCGCGATGGATGACGACTTCAATTCAGGAGCCGCGATCAGCGTGCTGTTCGATTCACTGCGAACGCTGAACCGATTCATCGATTCCGAAAAGCTCGCCGCGGGTGCGGACGCTAAGTCACCCGCCGTCGAAAGTTTGGTGTCCGCCACCCGAGTGATCGCCGAACTCAGCCGCGTGCTGGGCTTGTTCGCCAAACCACCGATCGCAGCGGGCGGCGACGAAGCGTCCGCGGAACTGCTCGATGGCGTCGTTCACCTGTTGATCGACTTGCGAAGAGAAGCCCGCGAGCGAAAAGACTACGCGACCGGCGATGCGATCCGCGATCGCTTAACCGCTCTCGGCGTTGCCTTGCTAGACAAAAAGGAAGGAACGACTTGGGAACGCAACTCGTAGCGGACCGCCCCGATGCGGCTCGCTGCATCTTGGGGATCGATCCGGGACTGAACATCACCGGCTATGCCGTCATCCATCGCGATGGCGGCAATCTAAGGTTGTGCGAAGCCGGTGTGGTACGCAGCCGGGCCAAAGACACGCTGCCCGAGCGATTAAAAGAACTATCGGACGGCATTCGCGAGGTCATCGCGGCGCATCCAATCGAGCTGGTCGCGCTGGAACAATTGTTCTCGCACTACGAACGGCCCCGCACCGCAATCCTGATGGGCCATGCCCGCGGCGTGATCTGCCTGGCGGCCGCCGAGTCCGGTTTGCCGATGGTGCACTACGAACCCACGCGGGTTAAGAAAGTGATGACGGGCAACGGACACGCTTCGAAATCGCAAATGCAATTGGCCGTCAAGCTTCAGCTCTCACTCGCCACCGCCCCGGAACCCGCCGACGTCGCCGACGCGATGGCGATCGCCCTGACCGGACACTACCTGGCAGGCAATCCGCTGGCGAACGCTTAATGAAACCGCCGGAACAAAAGCGGTAGCTGGGCTCGCTAGAGTTCAGGCCGAACCATGCTTCTCCAAAGTCTGGGCTTCCCCAAAGTCTGGGCTTCCCCCAAGTCTGGCGACATCGGCTACAAACGAACGGCTGGCTTCACCGATTCCTACTCCGCTTCCATCACGTCGGCCGCTTCTACCTCCGGCGTTTCGGCAGTCGCTTCCGTTTTGGTTTCCGCTTCCTTTTCTTTGCGAGTTCGTCGGGTGCGGCGAGCGGCTGGAGGTGGGGTTTCGCCAAAGACACGATCCGTCGTCACAGTAATCCG
This genomic stretch from Neorhodopirellula lusitana harbors:
- the cysS gene encoding cysteine--tRNA ligase, translated to MSLTATASASTDGSAESKPSIRVYNTLSKTKEPFAPLRPPRVGMYLCGPTVYAESHIGHMVGPVIFDTIKRYLTYSGYEVTWVVNITDVDDKLINKSRERGIPMSQIAVEMTADYLSNLKELGVNQIDYLPRATDHMNQIIAFIGSLEEKGYAYAIDGDVFFDVTKDPGYGQLSNRSVDAQQGEGGGAAAKKRNPGDFALWKSARAGEISWESPWGDGRPGWHIECSAMSHEILGETFDIHGGGLDLMFPHHENERAQSACRHDAPMVKYWMHNGLMRAGEKGKVGGKNDREDTSAESVEEAASGKISRSKGAGGLADLIRSQTGERIRFFLLRTHYRSTIIYNEETLAEAGTSLEAFYRFFDRFEEISGQSFYQLETAKTRPEGNFDAGKDALLNEVHGIREKFLAAMDDDFNSGAAISVLFDSLRTLNRFIDSEKLAAGADAKSPAVESLVSATRVIAELSRVLGLFAKPPIAAGGDEASAELLDGVVHLLIDLRREARERKDYATGDAIRDRLTALGVALLDKKEGTTWERNS
- the ruvC gene encoding crossover junction endodeoxyribonuclease RuvC; amino-acid sequence: MGTQLVADRPDAARCILGIDPGLNITGYAVIHRDGGNLRLCEAGVVRSRAKDTLPERLKELSDGIREVIAAHPIELVALEQLFSHYERPRTAILMGHARGVICLAAAESGLPMVHYEPTRVKKVMTGNGHASKSQMQLAVKLQLSLATAPEPADVADAMAIALTGHYLAGNPLANA